A genomic window from Massilia sp. METH4 includes:
- the gspN gene encoding type II secretion system protein N, whose product MKRAILWLLAIAVTVILTLLVFFPATWVAALVEKQTGGRLTLGDAQGTLWRGSAFVGGAASGNSPVTPLLPGRFAWKLSPLSLLGSVRMELDNPEALTQPVTFTGSWTAWQLSPAALKLPADGLSGLGAPLNTLALSGRLQLAWTSLALALENKNILVDGVTTLQMHDVSSRLAPIKPLGSYQLALDWKGQQAAVALSSTKGPLLLSGTGQLRNGRLQFSGQAAAAPGYEDTLGNLLNLLGQRRNVGGKNIIALEFR is encoded by the coding sequence ATGAAGCGCGCCATCCTGTGGCTGCTGGCCATCGCCGTGACGGTCATCCTCACGCTGCTCGTGTTCTTCCCCGCCACCTGGGTCGCCGCGCTGGTGGAGAAACAGACCGGCGGCCGGCTCACGCTGGGCGATGCGCAAGGCACGCTGTGGCGCGGCTCCGCCTTCGTGGGCGGCGCGGCCAGCGGCAACAGCCCCGTCACGCCGCTGTTGCCGGGGCGGTTCGCCTGGAAGCTGTCGCCGCTGTCCCTGCTGGGCAGCGTGCGCATGGAACTGGACAATCCGGAAGCGCTGACGCAGCCGGTCACCTTCACCGGCAGCTGGACGGCCTGGCAACTGAGCCCGGCGGCCCTGAAGCTGCCGGCCGATGGCCTGTCGGGCCTGGGCGCGCCCCTGAACACGCTGGCGCTGTCGGGCCGGCTGCAACTGGCGTGGACGTCGCTGGCGCTCGCGCTGGAAAACAAGAATATCCTGGTGGACGGCGTGACCACCCTGCAGATGCACGACGTGTCGTCGCGCCTGGCACCGATCAAGCCTCTGGGCAGCTACCAGCTGGCGCTGGACTGGAAGGGCCAGCAGGCCGCCGTCGCGCTCAGCTCCACGAAGGGCCCCCTGCTGCTGTCCGGCACCGGCCAGCTGCGCAACGGGCGCCTGCAATTCTCCGGCCAGGCCGCTGCGGCCCCCGGCTATGAAGACACCCTGGGCAACCTGCTCAACCTGCTGGGCCAGCGCCGCAATGTGGGCGGCAAAAACATCATCGCACTCGAGTTCAGATAA
- the gspD gene encoding type II secretion system secretin GspD: MKTASQFQLPALRRLSAAALLCCTLSTSVGPAWAAPQDEAALNFVGADIESVIKAVGHYTNITFLIDPRVKGTITLVSEKSISKSQAFALLTSALRLQGYAIVSGDGYAKVVPEAEAKLQATPTVVKGQAAPKGDQIATQVFQLNHESATNLVAVLRPLISTNNTINANPGNNTLVITDYADNLKRLSKIISAMDTPAAADMDVIPVRNAIASDIASMINKLMESGTGGGSDAGGRVSVLADPRTNSLVLRAPSVARANLARQLIAKLDMPTSQSGNVHVVYLKNADATQLAETLRAVMSGETPAAGTSGNALNNQATMQTGANNSIGQSGTSQNNSGPTNPLLTANRSGTQQGTTAGSAGFIQADASTNTLIITAPETVYRNLRAVIDQLDVRRAQVYIEALIVEVSVDKASEFGVQWVGASGNSNSEYRIGGLQSFSSGGNNLVNVYNGDAVPSNGLTIGIFKQLADGKFGLGAVAHTLESTGSGNILSTPNMITLDNEVATIRVGQNVPILTGQYTTTSGTATNPFQTIDRKDVGLILKVKPQISEGGTIKLAIYNESSSVDQSSSSSTSGIILNTRVIENNVIADDGQVIVLGGLIEDTASDGVEKVRGLGDIPVLGNLFKYNTRARKKTNLMVFLRPVVIRNKEQSMSLAADRYDYMRASGAEFKPSDTILLRQLGGPQLPALNNGVPVGSPNVAAPVPPAPAPTPAQAPGAAQPVQVPGAAQPVPQQQ; this comes from the coding sequence ATGAAAACTGCAAGCCAATTTCAACTTCCCGCGCTGCGGCGCCTGTCCGCCGCCGCGCTGCTGTGCTGCACCCTGTCGACGTCTGTCGGACCCGCCTGGGCCGCGCCGCAGGATGAAGCCGCGCTGAACTTCGTCGGTGCCGATATCGAGTCCGTCATCAAGGCGGTCGGGCATTACACCAACATCACCTTCCTGATCGACCCGCGCGTGAAGGGCACGATCACGCTGGTGTCGGAAAAATCGATCAGCAAGTCGCAGGCGTTCGCGCTGCTCACTTCCGCGCTGCGCCTGCAGGGCTATGCGATCGTCAGCGGCGACGGCTACGCGAAGGTGGTGCCGGAAGCGGAAGCGAAGCTGCAGGCCACGCCCACCGTGGTGAAGGGCCAGGCCGCGCCGAAGGGAGACCAGATCGCCACCCAGGTGTTCCAGCTCAATCACGAGTCGGCCACCAACCTCGTCGCCGTGCTGCGCCCGCTGATCTCCACCAACAACACGATCAACGCGAATCCCGGCAACAACACGCTGGTGATCACCGACTATGCCGACAACCTGAAGCGCCTGTCGAAGATCATCTCGGCAATGGACACGCCGGCGGCGGCCGACATGGACGTGATCCCGGTGCGCAATGCGATCGCCAGCGACATCGCGTCGATGATCAACAAGCTGATGGAGTCCGGCACGGGTGGCGGCAGCGATGCCGGCGGGCGCGTCTCCGTGCTGGCCGACCCGCGCACCAATTCGCTGGTGCTGCGCGCGCCATCGGTGGCGCGCGCCAACCTGGCGCGCCAGCTGATCGCCAAGCTGGACATGCCGACTTCGCAGTCGGGCAACGTGCACGTGGTGTACCTGAAGAACGCCGATGCCACGCAGCTGGCGGAAACGCTGCGCGCCGTGATGTCGGGCGAGACGCCGGCCGCCGGCACGTCCGGCAACGCGCTGAACAACCAGGCGACGATGCAGACGGGGGCCAACAATTCGATCGGCCAGTCCGGCACTTCGCAGAACAATTCCGGGCCGACCAACCCGCTGCTGACGGCCAACCGCAGCGGCACGCAGCAGGGCACGACGGCCGGTTCGGCGGGCTTCATCCAGGCCGATGCCTCGACCAATACGTTGATCATCACGGCGCCGGAAACGGTCTACCGCAACCTGCGCGCCGTGATCGACCAGCTCGACGTGCGGCGCGCCCAGGTCTACATCGAAGCGCTGATCGTCGAGGTATCGGTCGACAAGGCGTCGGAATTCGGCGTGCAGTGGGTGGGCGCCTCCGGCAACAGCAACAGCGAATACCGCATCGGCGGCCTGCAGTCATTCTCCAGCGGCGGCAACAACCTCGTCAACGTGTACAACGGCGACGCGGTGCCCAGCAACGGCCTGACCATCGGTATCTTCAAGCAGCTGGCCGATGGCAAGTTCGGCCTGGGCGCCGTGGCCCATACGCTGGAATCGACCGGCAGCGGCAACATCCTGTCGACGCCGAACATGATCACGCTGGACAACGAGGTGGCCACGATCCGCGTGGGCCAGAACGTGCCGATCCTGACCGGCCAGTACACCACCACCTCGGGTACCGCCACCAACCCGTTCCAGACCATCGACCGCAAGGACGTCGGCCTGATCCTGAAGGTGAAGCCGCAGATCTCCGAGGGCGGCACGATCAAGCTGGCGATCTACAACGAGTCGTCGTCGGTGGACCAGTCCTCGAGTTCGTCCACGTCGGGCATCATCCTGAACACCCGCGTCATCGAGAACAATGTGATCGCCGACGATGGCCAGGTCATCGTGCTGGGCGGCCTGATCGAGGATACCGCGTCCGACGGCGTGGAAAAGGTGCGCGGCCTGGGCGACATTCCCGTGCTGGGCAACCTGTTCAAGTACAACACGCGGGCCCGCAAGAAAACCAACCTGATGGTGTTCCTGCGCCCGGTCGTCATCCGCAACAAGGAGCAGAGCATGAGCCTGGCCGCGGACCGCTACGACTACATGCGCGCTTCCGGCGCCGAGTTCAAGCCGAGCGACACGATCCTGCTGCGCCAGCTGGGCGGGCCGCAGCTGCCGGCGCTGAACAATGGCGTACCGGTCGGTTCGCCGAACGTGGCGGCACCGGTGCCGCCGGCACCGGCCCCGACGCCGGCGCAGGCACCGGGCGCGGCACAGCCGGTGCAGGTACCGGGCGCGGCACAGCCGGTGCCGCAGCAGCAATGA
- the gspE gene encoding type II secretion system ATPase GspE gives MDNLLPYAFARDFLVLAKGGERDGTVEVLVSNATAPAALAEVSRRFGRIQLKPVPRAELEEAIAAAYAGAGGDVAQVADEFDSDLDLTRLLQDVPAIEDLLESSDDAPVIRMINALLTQALREGASDIHVEPFEQISVVRFRIDGALRDIVKPRKAIHGSLISRIKIMAQLDIAEKRLPQDGRITLRVGGKPVDVRVSTLPTGHGERAVLRLLDKEAGRLDLQHLGMSEPMLAQFNELIAQPHGIVLVTGPTGSGKTTTLYAALSLLNSTTTNILTVEDPIEYDLAGVGQTQVNARIDMTFAKALRAILRQDPDVIMIGEIRDLETAQIAVQASLTGHLVLATLHTNDSASAVTRLLDMGIEPFLLSSSLLGVLAQRLVRKLCAECKSFDGQQWHAVGCDACGQTGYHGRVGIYELLQTTERIRAQIHDRASEAEIKDTALADGMTTMRDDGERWLADGTTTLAELLRVAKD, from the coding sequence ATGGATAACCTTCTTCCCTACGCCTTTGCGCGCGATTTCCTCGTGTTGGCCAAAGGCGGCGAACGCGACGGCACCGTCGAGGTGCTGGTGTCGAACGCCACCGCGCCCGCGGCGCTGGCCGAGGTGTCGCGCCGTTTCGGCCGCATCCAGTTGAAACCCGTGCCGCGGGCCGAGCTCGAGGAGGCGATCGCCGCCGCCTATGCGGGCGCCGGCGGCGACGTAGCCCAGGTGGCCGATGAATTCGACAGCGACCTCGATCTCACGCGGCTCTTGCAGGACGTGCCGGCGATCGAGGACCTGCTGGAATCGTCGGACGACGCGCCGGTGATCCGCATGATCAATGCGCTGCTCACGCAGGCATTGCGCGAGGGCGCGTCGGACATCCATGTGGAACCGTTCGAGCAGATATCCGTCGTGCGTTTTCGCATCGACGGTGCGCTGCGCGACATCGTCAAGCCGCGCAAGGCCATCCATGGCTCGCTGATTTCGCGCATCAAGATCATGGCCCAGCTGGACATCGCCGAAAAGCGCCTGCCGCAGGATGGCCGCATCACGCTGCGCGTGGGCGGCAAGCCGGTGGACGTGCGCGTTTCCACGCTGCCGACCGGCCACGGCGAACGCGCCGTGCTGCGATTGCTGGACAAGGAAGCGGGCCGCCTGGACTTGCAGCACCTGGGCATGAGCGAGCCGATGCTGGCGCAGTTCAACGAGCTGATCGCGCAGCCGCACGGCATCGTGCTGGTCACCGGGCCCACCGGTTCCGGCAAGACCACCACGCTGTATGCGGCGCTGTCGCTGCTGAACTCGACGACCACGAACATCCTCACCGTCGAGGACCCGATCGAATACGACCTGGCCGGCGTGGGCCAGACGCAAGTCAATGCGCGCATCGACATGACGTTCGCGAAAGCCCTGCGCGCGATCCTGCGCCAGGACCCGGACGTGATCATGATCGGCGAGATCCGCGACCTGGAAACGGCGCAGATCGCCGTGCAGGCGTCGCTGACGGGCCACCTGGTGCTGGCGACCTTGCACACCAACGATTCGGCATCGGCCGTGACGCGTTTGCTGGACATGGGCATCGAGCCGTTCCTGCTGTCGTCGTCGCTGCTGGGCGTCCTGGCGCAGCGGCTGGTGCGCAAGCTGTGTGCGGAGTGCAAATCCTTCGACGGGCAGCAGTGGCATGCCGTCGGCTGCGATGCCTGCGGCCAGACGGGCTACCATGGCCGCGTGGGCATCTACGAGCTGCTGCAGACCACGGAGCGCATCCGCGCGCAGATCCATGACCGCGCCTCCGAGGCCGAGATCAAGGACACGGCGCTGGCCGACGGCATGACGACGATGCGCGACGATGGCGAGCGCTGGCTGGCGGATGGCACCACCACGCTGGCCGAGCTGCTGCGCGTGGCGAAGGACTAG